A single Leptolyngbya ohadii IS1 DNA region contains:
- a CDS encoding pentapeptide repeat-containing protein — MVEANDIAVGYEQGKRDFCKLDLRGYDFQHYDFTGSDFSQADLRGCNFQQAILRNVNFTGAKIGLRPRAAILLGLGLLLLVVLLGITAGLMGTIVNLNIRVHTNRFEEVLAGWTMVLLLGGYAIVSTQRGLRAGFTIFAIAFLLSISVVLAAPIIAQIMHSFAFSVAFAIANAITITATVLTATVVAIVLATGAGVALGWRISLLVAFGFGAGFFAMVAVTQIVAAIAAVVPSIMMLTAYQCWRALKGDGRHPLIRSAVIFLASRWGTSFEAADLTDANFTGTRLQSANFENAILTRTRWSNGVPTEVLHLFVDSFTSLG; from the coding sequence AAGCAAATGATATTGCTGTGGGGTACGAGCAGGGCAAACGGGATTTCTGCAAGCTGGATCTGCGGGGCTATGACTTCCAGCACTACGATTTCACAGGGTCAGATTTTAGTCAGGCGGATTTGCGCGGCTGCAATTTCCAACAGGCAATTTTACGGAACGTTAACTTCACCGGAGCCAAGATCGGTTTACGTCCGCGTGCAGCAATTCTGCTAGGGCTGGGTTTACTGCTGCTGGTGGTTCTGCTGGGTATTACAGCTGGACTGATGGGAACGATCGTCAATCTCAACATTCGGGTGCATACTAATCGATTTGAGGAGGTGCTTGCCGGATGGACGATGGTGCTGCTCCTAGGGGGCTATGCGATCGTCTCCACCCAGCGCGGACTGAGAGCCGGATTCACAATTTTTGCGATCGCCTTTCTGCTGTCCATTTCGGTGGTGCTGGCGGCTCCTATCATTGCTCAGATCATGCATTCCTTTGCTTTCTCAGTGGCTTTTGCGATCGCCAATGCAATCACCATTACGGCAACGGTTTTAACCGCAACAGTTGTAGCAATCGTGTTAGCGACGGGTGCAGGGGTAGCACTGGGATGGCGAATATCGCTGCTCGTGGCTTTTGGGTTTGGGGCAGGTTTTTTTGCGATGGTGGCGGTTACTCAGATTGTGGCGGCGATCGCGGCTGTGGTGCCCAGTATTATGATGCTGACAGCCTATCAGTGTTGGCGTGCCTTAAAAGGGGATGGGCGGCATCCTTTGATTCGCAGTGCGGTCATTTTTCTGGCAAGTCGCTGGGGAACCAGCTTTGAAGCTGCCGATCTAACGGATGCCAACTTTACCGGAACCCGGCTGCAAAGCGCCAATTTTGAGAATGCCATTCTCACCCGAACTCGCTGGTCAAACGGAGTGCCAACGGAGGTACTGCACCTGTTTGTCGATTCTTTTACCTCTCTGGGCTAG
- a CDS encoding CapA family protein, with the protein MSRKRKPGERQGHKRNTGNNRTSVLAAVGVAIGLVAGTAAYTLLSRMQMNRSSLTSISPTMNQATAMTSSPVSSSVPPSVSTSPVAPSPILPFPLPPASKTATDPNAKLINISAVGDLIPGSNASGSPLPSEPGEALAQEAQVLFGRIKPFLGEADITFGNFESTLTNHPYSTKAGLGGAMVAFRTPPVYAQMLKEMGFDVLSIANNHSYDFGDEGLAETIATIEQNGMKAVGEKEKIVYTKVKGVTIAWIGYTYFPEHNDMNNLEAAAKLMQEANQNADLVVISVHAGAEGSDQIYTRDRTEYLGGENRGNMVQFSRFMIDQGADLILGHGPHVPRALELYKDRLIAYSLGNFMGYGTLSTYGALGDSMVLQVQMDSQGQFVAGRVLPVALDRYGIPYLDDYFQSVILVRNLIKSDFPNTPITLDDMGYIVRTDR; encoded by the coding sequence ATGAGTAGAAAGAGAAAGCCGGGAGAACGTCAGGGGCACAAACGCAACACAGGGAACAACCGGACTTCGGTTCTTGCTGCCGTGGGAGTGGCGATCGGCTTAGTGGCGGGTACAGCAGCCTATACGCTGCTCAGTCGAATGCAGATGAATCGATCGTCCCTGACTTCGATTAGCCCGACAATGAATCAGGCGACGGCTATGACCTCTTCCCCAGTTTCGTCTTCAGTTCCGCCTTCGGTTTCAACCTCCCCGGTTGCGCCTTCTCCCATTCTGCCTTTTCCCCTGCCTCCTGCTTCCAAGACGGCTACCGATCCAAATGCCAAACTGATTAATATCAGTGCGGTGGGCGATTTGATTCCAGGCAGCAATGCTAGCGGCAGTCCGCTTCCCAGTGAACCAGGGGAGGCACTGGCACAGGAAGCCCAGGTTTTGTTTGGCAGAATTAAACCCTTCCTGGGAGAAGCCGATATCACTTTTGGCAACTTTGAAAGTACGCTAACCAACCATCCCTACAGCACGAAGGCTGGATTAGGAGGCGCGATGGTTGCCTTTCGCACGCCACCCGTCTACGCGCAAATGCTCAAAGAGATGGGATTCGATGTCCTCAGCATTGCCAACAACCATTCCTATGACTTCGGCGATGAGGGTCTTGCAGAAACGATCGCCACAATTGAGCAAAACGGCATGAAAGCGGTCGGGGAGAAGGAAAAGATTGTCTATACCAAAGTGAAGGGCGTGACGATCGCCTGGATTGGCTACACCTATTTTCCTGAGCACAACGACATGAATAATCTAGAAGCGGCGGCGAAGCTGATGCAGGAAGCCAATCAAAATGCCGACCTCGTCGTGATTTCCGTCCATGCCGGAGCCGAGGGCAGCGATCAGATTTATACCCGCGATCGCACGGAGTATCTCGGTGGCGAGAATCGCGGCAACATGGTGCAGTTCTCCCGCTTCATGATCGATCAGGGCGCAGATTTGATTCTGGGGCACGGTCCCCACGTTCCCAGAGCATTAGAGCTTTACAAGGATCGGCTCATTGCCTACTCGCTGGGTAACTTTATGGGGTATGGCACGCTTTCTACCTATGGTGCGCTGGGCGATTCGATGGTGTTGCAGGTGCAGATGGACTCCCAGGGGCAGTTTGTTGCGGGTCGCGTGTTGCCCGTTGCCCTCGATCGCTACGGCATTCCCTATCTGGACGATTACTTTCAGAGCGTGATTCTGGTCCGGAATTTGATTAAGAGCGATTTCCCCAATACGCCTATTACGCTGGATGACATGGGTTACATTGTGCGTACCGATCGCTGA
- a CDS encoding cation transporter, translated as MGDQFNCTKAANRLLLIIFGLTLLFFGLKVWVAWTTRSLCLFAESLRAILDCFSTLLSLLTLSAFPQPVRWTIWSHRRRETLMVLLLVALMGFGGFNLLGLSLLQLYALWQEPTLETVAPISPAFIFLLFALLLVQWGMLLFERHEANVLQSVVLRVNARQMLQDVGVTGSAIAGVVGAALGLRWLDPLLTLGLLLLVSISLWRLLSWQMPSLVRQVIIAPETLAKLVGQIEGVAACSQIRTQGLVGKLVFVQMRLRLRPEFQRMAQTIVARLEHMLRERYGAVETEILIDIDFPSNSP; from the coding sequence ATGGGTGATCAATTTAACTGTACGAAAGCAGCAAACCGTCTGCTGCTCATTATTTTTGGACTGACGCTGCTATTTTTTGGGCTTAAAGTTTGGGTAGCCTGGACGACGCGATCGCTCTGTTTATTTGCAGAATCGCTGCGTGCCATTCTGGACTGTTTCAGTACGCTGCTAAGTTTGCTAACGCTGTCCGCCTTTCCCCAACCTGTGCGGTGGACTATCTGGAGCCATCGTCGCCGAGAAACTTTGATGGTGCTGCTGCTGGTGGCGCTTATGGGCTTTGGCGGATTCAATCTGCTGGGACTTTCACTGCTTCAACTCTATGCTCTGTGGCAGGAACCGACCTTAGAAACCGTTGCCCCTATCAGTCCGGCTTTTATCTTTTTACTATTTGCGCTACTGCTGGTGCAGTGGGGGATGCTTCTGTTTGAGCGCCACGAGGCTAATGTGTTGCAATCGGTTGTTCTGCGGGTTAATGCAAGACAAATGTTGCAGGACGTTGGAGTAACAGGCAGTGCGATCGCCGGAGTCGTTGGAGCGGCTTTAGGGCTGCGCTGGCTTGACCCTCTGCTAACCCTGGGACTGCTGCTGCTGGTCAGCATTAGTTTATGGCGGCTGTTGAGCTGGCAAATGCCTTCTCTGGTACGGCAAGTGATTATTGCACCGGAAACGCTGGCAAAACTGGTCGGACAAATAGAAGGGGTTGCTGCCTGTTCCCAAATTCGGACGCAGGGCTTAGTCGGTAAACTCGTCTTTGTGCAAATGCGCCTTCGTCTTCGCCCCGAATTTCAGCGAATGGCGCAAACGATCGTTGCTCGGTTAGAACATATGCTGAGGGAGCGATACGGCGCAGTCGAAACAGAAATTTTGATTGATATTGATTTCCCCAGTAATTCTCCTTAA
- a CDS encoding CmpA/NrtA family ABC transporter substrate-binding protein — MSVFSNLSRRKFLVTAGASAAGAVLLKGCTSPSPTASSNSPSAAAPSPVAAGDAPETTKAVLGYIPILEAAPLVVAKEKGFFAKYGMADVEVVKQANWAGARDNVVIGTQGGGIDGGQWQMPMPHLISEGVITNGNKVPMAVLMQLNTQGNGIAIAGMHQGKQLGLKINDPEYIKGFQAANGRRFKAAHTFPNVNQDFWIRYWFAAGGVDPDKDIELLAVPSAETVQGMRNGTMDAFSTGDPWPYRIINEKIGFMSALTAEIWPYHPEEYLAMRADWVEANPKATKAIIKAIMEAQQWCDKPENREELATLVAQRQYFNAPKPVVLSPLKGTYEMGDGKATISDVNKSPLYWKDPNGNSISYPYKSHDLWFLTESMRWGFHKNALTDFDAAKKLVDRVNREDLWREAAKEAGFTADIPKETSRGVETFFDGVKFDPENPQAYLDSLKIKAA; from the coding sequence ATGTCTGTTTTTTCTAATTTGTCTCGTCGCAAGTTTTTAGTTACGGCGGGCGCATCGGCAGCAGGTGCAGTATTACTGAAGGGCTGTACATCCCCGTCCCCCACTGCATCTAGCAATTCACCGAGCGCAGCCGCTCCTAGTCCTGTCGCCGCAGGCGATGCCCCTGAAACCACAAAAGCAGTTTTAGGCTATATTCCAATCCTTGAAGCTGCGCCCCTAGTTGTTGCCAAAGAAAAAGGTTTCTTTGCTAAGTACGGCATGGCTGATGTGGAAGTGGTGAAGCAAGCAAACTGGGCAGGCGCACGCGATAACGTGGTGATTGGCACTCAGGGTGGCGGCATTGATGGTGGTCAGTGGCAGATGCCGATGCCCCACCTGATCAGTGAAGGCGTGATTACCAATGGTAATAAAGTACCGATGGCGGTGCTGATGCAGCTCAATACCCAGGGTAACGGGATTGCGATCGCGGGGATGCACCAGGGTAAGCAGCTTGGTCTGAAGATCAATGACCCCGAATATATCAAAGGATTTCAGGCAGCCAACGGACGTCGCTTCAAGGCGGCTCATACCTTCCCCAATGTGAACCAGGACTTCTGGATTCGCTATTGGTTTGCCGCCGGTGGTGTTGATCCGGATAAAGATATCGAACTGCTAGCAGTGCCTTCGGCGGAAACCGTGCAGGGGATGCGGAACGGCACGATGGATGCCTTTAGTACGGGTGATCCCTGGCCCTACCGCATCATCAACGAGAAGATTGGCTTCATGTCTGCGCTAACGGCTGAGATTTGGCCCTATCACCCGGAAGAATACCTGGCGATGCGGGCAGATTGGGTTGAAGCCAATCCGAAGGCAACCAAGGCAATCATCAAGGCAATCATGGAAGCGCAGCAGTGGTGTGATAAGCCTGAGAACCGGGAAGAGCTAGCAACGCTTGTGGCGCAGCGCCAGTATTTCAATGCACCCAAACCTGTGGTTTTGTCGCCGCTGAAGGGAACGTATGAGATGGGTGACGGCAAAGCCACGATCAGCGACGTCAATAAGAGCCCGCTTTACTGGAAAGATCCCAACGGTAACAGCATTTCCTACCCCTACAAGAGCCACGACCTCTGGTTCCTTACGGAGTCAATGCGCTGGGGCTTCCATAAGAACGCGCTGACTGACTTCGATGCTGCTAAGAAACTGGTCGATCGCGTTAACCGCGAAGATCTGTGGCGCGAAGCGGCGAAAGAAGCCGGATTTACCGCAGACATTCCGAAGGAAACAAGTCGCGGTGTGGAAACCTTCTTCGATGGCGTCAAGTTTGATCCCGAAAACCCGCAGGCGTACCTGGATAGCCTCAAGATCAAGGCAGCTTAA
- the ntrB gene encoding nitrate ABC transporter permease codes for MTATVTSRPKSASGFDLQKFVKSPVGNIILPIIGILLFLTIWQICSQTGLIKLPGPIQVVTDERSRYLILNPLYYNSELDQGLLRQTMVSLGRVAQGYGVAAIVGIAGGIVVGSSPIADKMFDPLFQFLRMVAPLAWVPISLAALQQNEPAALFVIFITSIWPILINTAVGVREIPQDYKNVARVLQISKTKYFFKVLIPSALPYIFTGLRIAIGLAWLAIIAAEIVMSGVAGIGFFIWDAYQQNYVSEIIVAVVYIGAVGLILDRLVAYIQKLIAPMQ; via the coding sequence ATGACTGCTACAGTTACCAGTCGTCCGAAGTCCGCGTCCGGATTTGACCTGCAAAAGTTCGTCAAAAGCCCGGTGGGCAATATTATTCTGCCGATCATCGGCATTCTACTTTTCCTAACCATCTGGCAAATTTGCTCCCAAACTGGTCTGATTAAGCTGCCCGGACCGATCCAGGTTGTCACAGATGAGCGCAGCCGCTACCTGATTCTGAATCCGCTCTACTACAACAGTGAACTGGATCAGGGCTTGCTTCGCCAGACGATGGTCAGCTTAGGTCGGGTTGCTCAGGGTTACGGTGTAGCTGCGATCGTTGGTATCGCGGGTGGAATCGTCGTGGGCAGCAGCCCGATCGCCGACAAAATGTTTGACCCGCTGTTTCAGTTCCTGCGAATGGTCGCTCCGCTGGCGTGGGTACCCATCTCCCTGGCTGCCCTGCAACAAAACGAACCTGCGGCACTGTTCGTAATCTTCATCACCTCGATCTGGCCTATTCTGATTAATACAGCGGTGGGCGTGCGCGAAATTCCCCAGGACTACAAAAACGTAGCGCGAGTCCTGCAAATCTCTAAGACCAAGTATTTCTTCAAAGTTCTGATTCCTTCTGCACTGCCCTACATCTTTACGGGTCTGCGGATTGCGATCGGTCTGGCATGGCTGGCAATTATTGCGGCAGAAATCGTCATGTCTGGTGTGGCTGGAATTGGGTTCTTCATTTGGGATGCGTACCAGCAAAACTACGTGAGCGAGATCATCGTTGCGGTGGTTTACATCGGTGCGGTGGGTTTGATTCTCGACCGTCTGGTGGCTTACATCCAAAAGCTGATTGCGCCGATGCAGTAA
- a CDS encoding ABC transporter ATP-binding/substrate-binding protein (This model describes the ATP binding subunits of ATP-binding cassette (ABC) transporters for nitrate transport, or for bicarbonate transport, in bacteria and archaea.), producing the protein MSVFVAVDNIEKVFNLSGGGKYVALKGIDLEIKKGEFVSLIGHSGCGKSTLLNMIAGLDLPSDGVVTLEGDQIKRPGPDRMVVFQNYSLLPWMTVRENIGLAVDEVLRGISKEERSAIIEQHIDMVGLRHAADKPPAQLSGGMKQRVAIARALAIRPKLLLLDEPFGALDALTRGNLQEQLMKICEENEVTAVMVTHDVDEAVLLSDRIVMLTNGPGSKIGGILEVDIPRPRKRMDVVTHPSYYSLRSEIIYFLNQQKRIKKLRAKKTEPIARHGLEKINLELGFVPLTACAPLVVAKEKGFFQKHGLDEVSLVRETSWRGIVDGIAGGYLDAAQMPAGMPAWFTVGGHQDTPLPVVSSLTMTRNGNAVTLSKKFYEQGVYNAADLKRMLLESTEQEHTLGMVHPSSMHNLLLRYWLAAGGIDPDRDVHLTTIPPAQMIADLKAGSIDGYCVGEPWNLRAAIEEVGFTVATDLEIWSGHPGKVLGVREDWANKYPNTHIALAKALLEACRYCSDPAHEDEIREMLSRREYLSTSIDYIHLGDPNGYVCNLEQPMREYAHHLFYGDGVNRPSRTEHLWMMTQMARWGDVPFPRNWMEILERVCRVSVFSTAARELGMLDIKYRRGPIELFDGVEFDAEEPIAYLNSLAIKRDFSVAEVAIDVRQVAA; encoded by the coding sequence ATGTCAGTCTTCGTTGCCGTTGATAACATCGAAAAGGTTTTTAACCTTTCGGGTGGCGGAAAGTACGTCGCTCTTAAGGGAATCGACCTCGAAATCAAAAAAGGTGAGTTTGTTTCGCTGATCGGTCACTCTGGCTGCGGCAAGTCCACGCTGCTGAACATGATTGCCGGACTGGATTTGCCATCCGATGGCGTGGTAACGCTGGAAGGCGACCAAATTAAGCGTCCCGGACCCGATCGCATGGTGGTGTTCCAGAACTACTCGCTGCTGCCCTGGATGACCGTTCGCGAGAATATCGGTCTGGCAGTAGACGAGGTGCTGAGAGGCATTTCTAAAGAGGAGCGCAGTGCCATTATCGAACAGCACATCGACATGGTGGGTCTGCGTCATGCGGCGGATAAGCCCCCGGCACAGTTGTCGGGAGGTATGAAACAGCGGGTCGCGATCGCCCGTGCCCTGGCTATCCGTCCTAAGCTGCTGCTGTTGGATGAACCCTTCGGCGCACTGGATGCTCTGACTCGCGGTAATCTGCAAGAGCAGCTGATGAAGATCTGCGAAGAGAATGAAGTAACTGCCGTGATGGTGACGCACGATGTGGACGAGGCGGTGCTGCTGTCCGATCGGATTGTGATGCTCACGAACGGTCCAGGTTCCAAGATCGGTGGCATTCTGGAGGTAGACATTCCCCGTCCCCGTAAGCGGATGGATGTGGTAACGCACCCCAGCTACTACAGCCTGCGATCGGAAATCATCTACTTCCTGAACCAGCAGAAGCGAATCAAAAAGCTTCGTGCGAAGAAGACGGAACCGATCGCCCGTCACGGCTTAGAGAAGATCAACCTGGAATTGGGCTTTGTGCCGCTGACGGCTTGTGCGCCGCTGGTAGTAGCAAAGGAAAAGGGATTCTTCCAGAAGCATGGTCTGGATGAAGTAAGCCTGGTGCGGGAAACGAGCTGGCGCGGAATTGTGGACGGTATCGCGGGAGGCTACCTGGATGCAGCCCAAATGCCTGCGGGAATGCCTGCCTGGTTCACCGTGGGCGGACATCAGGATACGCCGCTGCCGGTGGTGAGTTCGCTGACCATGACCCGCAACGGAAACGCCGTCACCCTCAGCAAGAAGTTTTACGAGCAGGGCGTTTACAACGCGGCTGACCTGAAGCGGATGCTGCTGGAATCGACGGAGCAGGAACACACGCTGGGGATGGTTCACCCCTCTTCGATGCACAACCTGCTGCTGCGCTACTGGCTGGCGGCGGGCGGCATTGATCCCGATCGCGATGTGCATCTGACCACGATTCCCCCGGCACAGATGATCGCAGACCTGAAGGCAGGCTCGATCGACGGCTACTGCGTGGGCGAACCCTGGAACCTGCGGGCAGCGATCGAGGAAGTGGGCTTTACCGTTGCGACTGACCTGGAAATCTGGTCGGGGCATCCGGGCAAGGTGCTGGGCGTGCGGGAAGATTGGGCGAATAAATATCCCAATACCCACATTGCGCTGGCAAAGGCACTGCTGGAAGCCTGCCGCTACTGTTCTGATCCGGCACACGAGGATGAGATTCGGGAAATGCTGTCGCGCCGGGAATACCTCAGCACCAGCATTGACTACATTCATCTGGGCGATCCGAACGGCTATGTGTGCAACCTGGAGCAGCCGATGCGCGAGTATGCTCACCACCTGTTCTATGGCGATGGTGTAAACCGTCCGAGCCGGACTGAGCATTTGTGGATGATGACGCAAATGGCGCGCTGGGGTGATGTTCCTTTCCCGCGCAACTGGATGGAAATTTTGGAGCGAGTTTGCCGTGTGAGCGTTTTCAGTACTGCCGCGCGTGAACTTGGCATGTTGGACATCAAATATCGTCGGGGTCCGATCGAACTTTTTGATGGCGTTGAATTTGACGCTGAAGAGCCGATCGCATACCTGAATAGCCTCGCCATTAAGCGCGACTTTAGTGTGGCAGAAGTGGCGATCGATGTCCGCCAGGTAGCGGCATAG
- a CDS encoding nitrate ABC transporter ATP-binding protein (This model describes the ATP binding subunits of ATP-binding cassette (ABC) transporters for nitrate transport, or for bicarbonate transport, in bacteria and archaea.), which translates to MQILNNTGLATDSQSTAGSQEFLSIEGVSKIYPTPKGEYVVLKDVNLTINEGEFICVIGHSGCGKSTLLNMVSGFSQPTDGSVLLRGKPITKPGPDRMVVFQNYSLLPWLTAFENIYLGVDSVYTDKSEAEKKQIVRDNLALVGLSDAAEKRPTQLSGGMKQRVAIARALATRPEVLVLDEPFGALDAITKEELQEELLKIWNEHRCTVLMITHDIDEALFLADKLVMMTNGPAANIGEVMEIPFSRPRDRERIMEDPEYYKLRNHALDFLYNRFAHDDE; encoded by the coding sequence ATGCAAATCCTTAACAACACCGGACTCGCGACTGATTCTCAATCAACTGCTGGGTCACAGGAGTTTCTCAGCATTGAAGGCGTTTCCAAAATTTATCCGACTCCGAAGGGCGAGTATGTCGTTCTCAAGGATGTCAACCTTACCATCAACGAAGGCGAATTTATTTGCGTCATTGGTCACTCCGGCTGCGGGAAGTCCACTCTGCTGAACATGGTGTCGGGCTTTAGCCAACCCACGGACGGTTCCGTGCTGCTGCGCGGTAAGCCAATCACCAAACCCGGACCGGATCGAATGGTGGTATTTCAGAACTATTCGCTGCTGCCCTGGCTGACCGCATTTGAGAACATTTACCTGGGCGTGGATTCCGTCTATACGGACAAATCGGAAGCCGAGAAAAAGCAAATCGTGCGCGATAATCTGGCGCTCGTGGGGCTGTCGGATGCGGCGGAGAAAAGACCGACTCAGCTCTCTGGTGGTATGAAGCAACGGGTGGCGATCGCCCGTGCCCTGGCAACCCGTCCTGAAGTGCTGGTATTAGACGAACCCTTCGGCGCACTGGACGCAATCACGAAGGAAGAACTGCAAGAGGAACTGCTGAAGATCTGGAACGAGCATCGCTGTACCGTGCTGATGATCACCCACGATATCGACGAAGCCCTCTTCCTGGCAGACAAGCTGGTGATGATGACCAACGGACCCGCCGCCAACATTGGGGAAGTGATGGAAATTCCGTTCTCCCGCCCCCGCGATCGTGAACGCATCATGGAAGATCCGGAGTACTACAAGCTGCGGAACCATGCGCTTGACTTCCTCTACAACCGCTTTGCTCACGATGATGAGTAG
- a CDS encoding LysR family transcriptional regulator, translated as MNLEAVKLSQLRALAAIARYGNFSEAALQLGVSQSAVSHAIAALEAELGVVLLSRGRYGASLTPVGERILAHAHAMLDSLEAIGKEANLAKGLQGGNLRIASFRSAATHVLPGVIAEFQKRFPGISITIRECRFGVSVAQALRQGQADLGITILPTSSEFETWELLRDEYLVLFPPNCTVKESLSWQDLYQFPLILPASEDECRLLIDAHFDRFQQPLKPTYEVMEDSTAVGMVSQGLGITIMGRLAAEPLPANVQVRSLPVKLERIIGAAIVAEALHSPAVYAFLDSLKASGSGSDAAIPLKTSSLSGAA; from the coding sequence ATGAATCTGGAAGCCGTTAAACTATCGCAACTGCGGGCACTGGCAGCGATCGCCCGATATGGCAATTTCAGTGAGGCGGCGTTGCAGCTTGGCGTATCCCAATCGGCAGTCAGCCATGCGATCGCGGCACTGGAGGCGGAGTTGGGAGTGGTGCTGCTGTCGCGGGGACGGTATGGAGCCTCGCTGACCCCTGTAGGTGAAAGAATTCTGGCTCACGCCCATGCCATGCTGGATTCTCTGGAGGCGATCGGCAAGGAAGCTAATCTGGCAAAGGGACTCCAGGGTGGAAATTTGCGAATTGCCTCTTTCCGCAGTGCGGCGACCCATGTTCTGCCTGGTGTAATTGCAGAATTTCAGAAGCGCTTTCCGGGCATCAGTATTACGATTCGCGAATGTCGCTTTGGGGTCTCAGTAGCTCAGGCGCTGCGTCAGGGACAGGCAGACCTGGGGATTACCATTTTGCCGACCAGCAGTGAATTTGAAACCTGGGAACTGCTGCGCGACGAATATCTGGTTCTATTTCCGCCGAACTGTACCGTAAAAGAGAGTCTCTCCTGGCAGGATCTTTACCAGTTTCCACTGATCCTTCCAGCTTCAGAAGACGAGTGCCGACTGCTGATCGATGCCCACTTCGATCGCTTCCAGCAGCCGCTAAAGCCCACCTATGAAGTGATGGAAGATTCCACTGCGGTTGGCATGGTGAGTCAGGGTTTGGGCATTACCATCATGGGACGATTAGCCGCCGAGCCGCTGCCCGCCAATGTGCAGGTAAGAAGCCTACCCGTCAAGCTAGAGCGGATTATTGGTGCGGCGATCGTGGCAGAGGCGCTTCACTCTCCAGCAGTTTATGCGTTTTTGGATAGCTTAAAGGCGTCCGGTAGCGGTTCCGATGCAGCAATTCCCTTGAAAACCTCTTCGTTGAGCGGCGCAGCCTAG
- a CDS encoding four helix bundle protein: MDDSLQQQSFEFALTIVRLYKKLQARQELIISPQLLKSGTHMGLAIEEVIVAPASQKSSQIAIAQQNARETLYWLRLLQASRLADVDVTQEIAQVKQILERLAQDQPE, from the coding sequence ATGGATGATAGCCTCCAGCAGCAGAGCTTTGAGTTTGCCCTCACAATTGTCCGGCTCTACAAAAAACTCCAGGCAAGACAGGAGCTAATCATCTCTCCGCAGTTGCTCAAAAGCGGCACCCATATGGGACTTGCAATCGAAGAAGTTATCGTCGCTCCGGCTTCTCAAAAGTCTAGCCAGATTGCGATCGCCCAACAAAATGCCCGCGAAACGCTCTATTGGCTGAGGCTGCTGCAAGCCTCGCGTCTAGCGGATGTAGACGTAACCCAGGAGATCGCCCAGGTCAAGCAAATTCTAGAGCGATTGGCACAGGATCAGCCTGAATAA
- a CDS encoding branched-chain amino acid transaminase, which translates to MHNFLPIAYLQNQFVPFSDAKISIATHALHYGTGAFGGLRGIPDPQNSDQVLLFRLDRHCQRLSQSARFLQYDLPADKIQSVITDFVKKNQPRTSFYIRPFVYTSDLGIAPRLHNIEKDFFVYGLELGDYLSPDGVSCRISSWHRQEDRSLPLRGKISGAYITSSLAKTEAVESGFDEAILLNSQGKVSEASGMNIFVVRNGTVISPGFDQDILEGITRDSVLTIARNLGIPVVERPVDKTELLIADEVFLSGTAAKIAPVSRIENYVLPAERPITTKLREKLTAITENRDPEYKDWVFPISIA; encoded by the coding sequence ATGCACAACTTTCTGCCGATCGCATATCTTCAAAATCAATTTGTGCCGTTTAGCGATGCCAAGATTTCGATCGCAACCCATGCGCTCCATTACGGTACAGGCGCGTTCGGCGGACTGCGGGGCATTCCCGATCCCCAAAATTCTGATCAAGTTTTGCTGTTCCGGCTCGATCGCCACTGTCAACGCCTGAGCCAGAGCGCCCGCTTCCTGCAATACGATCTGCCAGCAGACAAAATTCAAAGCGTTATTACTGATTTTGTTAAAAAGAACCAGCCGCGCACCTCGTTTTATATTCGCCCGTTTGTTTACACCTCTGACCTGGGCATTGCGCCTCGCCTGCACAATATCGAAAAGGATTTCTTCGTCTACGGTCTGGAGCTGGGCGACTACCTTTCCCCCGATGGCGTGAGCTGCCGGATTAGCTCCTGGCATCGTCAGGAAGATCGCAGCCTGCCCCTGCGCGGCAAAATTAGCGGTGCCTATATCACCTCTTCCCTGGCAAAAACGGAAGCTGTAGAGTCGGGCTTCGATGAGGCAATTCTGCTCAACTCCCAGGGCAAAGTTAGCGAAGCCTCCGGCATGAATATCTTCGTCGTGCGGAACGGTACGGTGATTTCCCCCGGTTTCGACCAGGACATCCTGGAGGGCATTACCCGCGACAGCGTACTGACGATCGCCCGCAATTTGGGAATTCCCGTGGTCGAACGCCCCGTCGATAAAACCGAACTGCTGATTGCCGATGAGGTCTTCCTGAGCGGGACGGCAGCCAAGATTGCGCCCGTATCTCGCATTGAAAACTACGTTCTGCCTGCGGAGCGACCCATCACCACCAAACTCCGGGAGAAGCTGACCGCCATCACCGAAAATCGCGATCCCGAATACAAAGACTGGGTCTTCCCCATCTCGATCGCCTGA